A window of the Cucurbita pepo subsp. pepo cultivar mu-cu-16 chromosome LG01, ASM280686v2, whole genome shotgun sequence genome harbors these coding sequences:
- the LOC111792431 gene encoding mitochondrial intermembrane space import and assembly protein 40 homolog: MGQTESVAAASSPNDLPQSRNPSPSPVSGSSSESPSMDSLIAEAAAYGNEANESLEAKANRALECPCIADLRKGPCGVQFSDAFLCFFKSTAEEKGSDCVHPFVALQSCIKANPNAFSKDVLDEEEEEAEEEEREKQKAEEPTQDYRIIPPSWSREPQAPKSKL; encoded by the exons ATGGGTCAAACGGAGAGCGTAGCAGCGGCATCGTCTCCGAACGATCTACCACAAAGCCGGAATCCGTCTCCAAGTCCTGTCTCCGGTTCCTCTTCCGAATCTCCCTCCATGGATTCTCTAATTGCAG AAGCTGCAGCTTATGGCAATGAAGCAAATGAG TCTCTTGAGGCCAAAGCTAACAGAGCGTTAGAGTGCCCCTGCATAGCTGACTTGCGTAAAGGTCCATGTGGGGTCCAATTTTCTGATGCTTTTCTCTGCTTCTTCAAGAGTACTGCAGAGGAAAAG GGATCGGACTGTGTGCATCCTTTTGTGGCTTTGCAGAGCTGCATAAAAGCAAACCCTAATGCATTCTCAAAGGATGTattggatgaagaagaagaagaagcagaggaagaggaaaggGAAAAGCAGAAGGCTGAAGAGCCAACACAAGATTACAGAATCATTCCTCCTTCATGGTCTAGAGAACCTCAAGCTCCCAAGTCCAAGCTTTAG
- the LOC111792410 gene encoding uncharacterized protein LOC111792410 isoform X1, whose product MVKKVKSTGFETLKKNQPNTFRSIFHRKKTKNGDDSPYSIPQLSSFANSVVARCSKILQTSIEEMQHIFDSEQPEANKEPETYSRSLLEFCSYQTLYSMNRRTDYLSDKDFRRLTYDMMLAWECPGIETEPLPQVDDKKTVGREAFARIAPACIALADLITVHNLFDSLTSSSSHRLHFLVFDKYIRSLEKVIKATKHGLHPSTGSLHLSEGEIVLEVEGTLPTQPVLQHIGISAWPGRLTLTNHAFYFESLGVGIYDKAVRYDLGAGMKQQIKPELTGPLGARLFDKAVMYKSTSVIEPVYLEFPEFKGSSRRDYWLDICLEVLRAHKFIRKNNLNETQKSEVLARAIFGIFRIHAVKDACHVFASQYRTLLTFNLTESLPGRDLILETLLSRLMLINRDSVQHDASGNPPAKQQRQLSPIFLLSLSQLGFTLQKEIGYECDAVLVGDVWVCETNPLDVIVRQSMSDSGRAEAAQATVDKVKVEGIDTNLAVMKELLFPFLVLARNIQILASWEDTFTSTFFLLLFCYAIIWNWIRFFLPCILVSLAVLMTCRRKFGQSKPLEPYRITAPPNRNAVEQLLTLQEVITQVEALIQDGNIFLLKIRALLFAVLPQETDMVAIVLVFAAFVFAFMPFKYIIMLALVEAYTREMPCRKETSYKWIRRGREWWIRIPAAPVHLVKHDDKKKKS is encoded by the exons ATGGTGAAGAAAGTGAAAAGTACAGGATTCGAGACCTTGAAAAAGAACCAGCCGAACACATTCAGATCCATCTTTCACCGCAAAAAAACGAAGAATGGAGACGATTCTCCTTATTCCATCCCTCAGCTCTCTTCCTTCGCAAATTCTGTTGTCGCTCGTTGTTCCAa GATTCTTCAAACGTCCATTGAAGAAATGCAACACATTTTTGATTCAGAGCAACCTGAAGCTAATAAGGAACCCGAAACTTATTCTAGAAGTTTGTTGGAATTTTGCTCATACCAAACACTCTATTCAATGAATAGACGTACAGATTATTTAAGTGACAAGGATTTTCGTCGCTTGACATACGACATGATGCTCGCTTGGGAGTGCCCTGGTATTGAAACCGAACCACTGCCGCAA GTTGATGACAAGAAAACTGTTGGACGAGAAGCTTTTGCACGGATAGCTCCTGCTTGCATTGCGCTTGCCGATCTCATAACTGTTCACAATCTTTTTGACTCTTTGACGAGTTCTTCAAGTCACCGACTCcattttcttgtctttgaCAAGTATATAAGAAGTCTTGAAAA GGTTATTAAGGCAACTAAACATGGATTGCACCCATCAACTGGAAGTCTTCATCTTTCCGAAGGAGAAATTGTCCTTGAAGTTGAGGGTACGCTACCCACTCAACCGGTGCTTCAGCATATTGGCATTTCTGCTTGGCCTG GGAGGTTGACACTGACCAATCATGCCTTCTACTTTGAGTCATTGGGTGTTGGTATATACGACAAAGCTGTTAGATATGATCTGGGAGCTGGTATGAAACAGCAAATAAAACCTGAACTTACAGGACCATTGGGTGCTCGTCTATTTGATAAAGCTGTTATGTACAAGTCAACATCTGT GATAGAACCTGTTTATTTGGAGTTTCCTGAATTCAAAGGCAGTTCTCGGCGGGATTATTGGTTGGATATCTGTCTTGAGGTCCTGCGAGCACATAAGTTTATCAGGAAGAACAATCTTAATGAAACTCAGAAATCAGAAGTACTTGCAAGGGCAATTTTTGGCATTTTCAGAATTCATGCAGTTAAAGATGCTTGTCATGTTTTTGCATCACAATACAGGACATTACTCACTTTTAATCTGACAGAAAGTCTTCCTGGGAgagatttaattttggaaactCTCTTGAGTCGATTGATGTTGATAAATAGAGATAGTGTTCAGCATGATGCTTCTGGGAATCCACCTGCAAAGCAGCAACGACAATTGTctccaatttttcttctatCATTAAGTCAACTTGGATTCACCTTACAGAAAGAGATAGGTTATGAATGCGATGCAGTCTTAGTTGGAGATGTTTGGGTTTGTGAGACTAATCCCTTGGACGTTATAGTGAGACAATCAATGTCAGATTCAGGCAGGGCTGAAGCTGCACAAGCAACTGTTGACAAAGTGAAAGTGGAGGGTATTGATACAAATCTTGCAGTAATGAAG GAACTGTTGTTTCCATTTCTGGTATTGGCtagaaatattcaaattttggcCTCATGGGAAGACACTTTCACATCAACATTTTTTCTACTGCTGTTTTGCTACGCTATTATATG GAATTGGATAAGGTTTTTTTTGCCTTGCATTCTAGTATCTCTTGCGGTTCTCATGACTTGCCGCCGGAAGTTTGGCCAAAGCAAGCCACTAGAACCCTACAGGATCACGGCCCCCCCTAATCGAAATGCTGTAGAACAGTTGCTGACCTTGCAAGAAGTCATCACTCAAGTTGAAGCATTGATCCAAGACGGGAATATCTTTCTCCTAAAAATAAGAGCTCTCTTATTTGCAGTACTTCCACAG GAGACGGACATGGTTGCTATAGTGCTGGTTTTTGCagcttttgtttttgcattTATGCCATTTAAGTACATAATTATGCTAGCATTAGTAGAGGCATATACAAGGGAAATGCCATGCAGGAAGGAAACCAGTTACAAATGGATTAGACGGGGAAGGGAATGGTGGATTAGAATTCCAGCAGCTCCTGTTCATCTTGTCAAACATgatgataagaaaaagaaatcataa
- the LOC111792410 gene encoding uncharacterized protein LOC111792410 isoform X2, with protein MQHIFDSEQPEANKEPETYSRSLLEFCSYQTLYSMNRRTDYLSDKDFRRLTYDMMLAWECPGIETEPLPQVDDKKTVGREAFARIAPACIALADLITVHNLFDSLTSSSSHRLHFLVFDKYIRSLEKVIKATKHGLHPSTGSLHLSEGEIVLEVEGTLPTQPVLQHIGISAWPGRLTLTNHAFYFESLGVGIYDKAVRYDLGAGMKQQIKPELTGPLGARLFDKAVMYKSTSVIEPVYLEFPEFKGSSRRDYWLDICLEVLRAHKFIRKNNLNETQKSEVLARAIFGIFRIHAVKDACHVFASQYRTLLTFNLTESLPGRDLILETLLSRLMLINRDSVQHDASGNPPAKQQRQLSPIFLLSLSQLGFTLQKEIGYECDAVLVGDVWVCETNPLDVIVRQSMSDSGRAEAAQATVDKVKVEGIDTNLAVMKELLFPFLVLARNIQILASWEDTFTSTFFLLLFCYAIIWNWIRFFLPCILVSLAVLMTCRRKFGQSKPLEPYRITAPPNRNAVEQLLTLQEVITQVEALIQDGNIFLLKIRALLFAVLPQETDMVAIVLVFAAFVFAFMPFKYIIMLALVEAYTREMPCRKETSYKWIRRGREWWIRIPAAPVHLVKHDDKKKKS; from the exons ATGCAACACATTTTTGATTCAGAGCAACCTGAAGCTAATAAGGAACCCGAAACTTATTCTAGAAGTTTGTTGGAATTTTGCTCATACCAAACACTCTATTCAATGAATAGACGTACAGATTATTTAAGTGACAAGGATTTTCGTCGCTTGACATACGACATGATGCTCGCTTGGGAGTGCCCTGGTATTGAAACCGAACCACTGCCGCAA GTTGATGACAAGAAAACTGTTGGACGAGAAGCTTTTGCACGGATAGCTCCTGCTTGCATTGCGCTTGCCGATCTCATAACTGTTCACAATCTTTTTGACTCTTTGACGAGTTCTTCAAGTCACCGACTCcattttcttgtctttgaCAAGTATATAAGAAGTCTTGAAAA GGTTATTAAGGCAACTAAACATGGATTGCACCCATCAACTGGAAGTCTTCATCTTTCCGAAGGAGAAATTGTCCTTGAAGTTGAGGGTACGCTACCCACTCAACCGGTGCTTCAGCATATTGGCATTTCTGCTTGGCCTG GGAGGTTGACACTGACCAATCATGCCTTCTACTTTGAGTCATTGGGTGTTGGTATATACGACAAAGCTGTTAGATATGATCTGGGAGCTGGTATGAAACAGCAAATAAAACCTGAACTTACAGGACCATTGGGTGCTCGTCTATTTGATAAAGCTGTTATGTACAAGTCAACATCTGT GATAGAACCTGTTTATTTGGAGTTTCCTGAATTCAAAGGCAGTTCTCGGCGGGATTATTGGTTGGATATCTGTCTTGAGGTCCTGCGAGCACATAAGTTTATCAGGAAGAACAATCTTAATGAAACTCAGAAATCAGAAGTACTTGCAAGGGCAATTTTTGGCATTTTCAGAATTCATGCAGTTAAAGATGCTTGTCATGTTTTTGCATCACAATACAGGACATTACTCACTTTTAATCTGACAGAAAGTCTTCCTGGGAgagatttaattttggaaactCTCTTGAGTCGATTGATGTTGATAAATAGAGATAGTGTTCAGCATGATGCTTCTGGGAATCCACCTGCAAAGCAGCAACGACAATTGTctccaatttttcttctatCATTAAGTCAACTTGGATTCACCTTACAGAAAGAGATAGGTTATGAATGCGATGCAGTCTTAGTTGGAGATGTTTGGGTTTGTGAGACTAATCCCTTGGACGTTATAGTGAGACAATCAATGTCAGATTCAGGCAGGGCTGAAGCTGCACAAGCAACTGTTGACAAAGTGAAAGTGGAGGGTATTGATACAAATCTTGCAGTAATGAAG GAACTGTTGTTTCCATTTCTGGTATTGGCtagaaatattcaaattttggcCTCATGGGAAGACACTTTCACATCAACATTTTTTCTACTGCTGTTTTGCTACGCTATTATATG GAATTGGATAAGGTTTTTTTTGCCTTGCATTCTAGTATCTCTTGCGGTTCTCATGACTTGCCGCCGGAAGTTTGGCCAAAGCAAGCCACTAGAACCCTACAGGATCACGGCCCCCCCTAATCGAAATGCTGTAGAACAGTTGCTGACCTTGCAAGAAGTCATCACTCAAGTTGAAGCATTGATCCAAGACGGGAATATCTTTCTCCTAAAAATAAGAGCTCTCTTATTTGCAGTACTTCCACAG GAGACGGACATGGTTGCTATAGTGCTGGTTTTTGCagcttttgtttttgcattTATGCCATTTAAGTACATAATTATGCTAGCATTAGTAGAGGCATATACAAGGGAAATGCCATGCAGGAAGGAAACCAGTTACAAATGGATTAGACGGGGAAGGGAATGGTGGATTAGAATTCCAGCAGCTCCTGTTCATCTTGTCAAACATgatgataagaaaaagaaatcataa